In Zingiber officinale cultivar Zhangliang chromosome 6A, Zo_v1.1, whole genome shotgun sequence, a single genomic region encodes these proteins:
- the LOC121996879 gene encoding homeobox-leucine zipper protein HAT4-like: MLRKEDIGLSLSLSSSGYQQQPAASPCLRGNYRAQLLSGDSSEEKRSVVVSTDEAEAEAEATRSLLRGIDVNRGPGERDVVSEEDAGASSPNSTLSSVSGKRAERDSGHPGLGDHEVLEADRSSSRGGISDEEDGGDGSRKKLRLSKDQSAVLEESFKEHNTLNPKQKMALAKQLNLRPRQVEVWFQNRRARTKLKQTEVDCEFMRRCCEKLTEENRRLQKEVQELRALKLSPQLYMHMTPPTTLTMCPSCERVSNSNSAAAASPSPATPMPDHHQQFFLSQRQIPSPWAPVPLRPFLEAASLQR, encoded by the exons atgctGAGGAAGGAGGATATAGGGCTTAGCCTTAGTTTGAGCTCATCCGGTTACCAGCAGCAGCCGGCGGCGTCTCCTTGTCTCCGCGGCAACTACAGGGCTCAACTTCTTTCGGGGGACTCATCTGAAG AGAAGAGATCGGTGGTGGTGTCGACGGacgaggcggaggcggaggcggaggcgacGCGGTCGCTGCTGCGGGGGATCGACGTGAATCGGGGGCCGGGGGAGAGGGACGTCGTCAGCGAAGAGGACGCGGGAGCGTCGTCGCCCAACAGCACGCTCTCGAGCGTCAGCGGGAAGAGGGCGGAGCGCGACAGTGGTCACCCTGGACTCGGCGATCACGAGGTTCTAGAAGCTGATCGGTCCAGCTCTCGCGGCGGGATCAGCGACGAGGAGGATGGCGGGGACGGCTCTCGAAAGAAGCTCCGTCTCTCCAAGGACCAATCGGCTGTCCTGGAGGAGAGCTTCAAGGAGCACAACACCCTCAATCCC AAGCAAAAGATGGCGCTGGCGAAGCAGCTAAACCTGAGGCCGAGGCAAGTGGAGGTGTGGTTCCAGAACCGGAGGGCGAGGACGAAGCTGAAGCAGACGGAAGTGGATTGCGAGTTCATGAGGCGGTGCTGCGAGAAGCTGACGGAGGAGAACCGGAGGCTACAGAAGGAAGTGCAGGAGCTTAGAGCCCTGAAGCTGTCGCCGCAGCTGTACATGCACATGACTCCGCCCACCACGCTCACCATGTGCCCTTCCTGCGAGCGCGTCTCCAACTCTAACTCCGCCGCCGCTGCTTCCCCTTCTCCTGCGACGCCGATGCCGGACCACCACCAACAGTTCTTCCTCAGCCAGCGGCAGATCCCCTCGCCGTGGGCTCCCGTACCCCTCCGGCCCTTTCTGGAAGCTGCTTCTCTTCAGCGGTAG